CGGCGGCAACCTGCAGTACGGGCTGGGCGCGGCTTATGCACTGGTGCTGGTGTTCATCGGCATCGCGCTGTCGGCCCTCTACCTGCGGCTGTTCAACTTCAAAGACTTGTTGGCCAAGCCGAGGATCGAGCAATGACCGGCAATTCGCGCATCTGGCATCTGGTCGCGATCCTCGCGGTATTCTCGACCCCGCTGGTCATTATGTATGTCTTTCAGGTCATCGAAAGCATCGCCCGCCCGGATGCCGGTTCACTTTGGCCGGGCAAAATCGATGTCTCTAACTGGCGCTTCCTTTGGGAGCGGATAGACCCCGGGCGTCCGTCGATCTGGGAGGTCACCTTCAACACCTTCCTGTTCGCCACGGCGACTGCAATCGGCGTTACCGGACTGTCGACCACGGCGGGCTATGCGCTGTCGCGGCTGAACATGCCCGGGCGGCCTTACTTCCTGGGTGGCCTGATCATCCTGCACGCGTTCCCGACGATCACCCTGATCATCGCGATCTTTATCATCCTGCAATTCATGGGCCTGTTCGACAGCCTTCTGGGCATCATTCTGGTCAAAGCCTCGCTGGAACTGCCCTTCGGCGTCTGGATCATGAAAGGCTTCTACGACACCGTCCCGTGGGAGATCGAGATGGCGGGCGTACAAGACGGCGCGTCCCGTTTTCGCGTCTGGTGGGAGTTGGTGCTGCCACAGGTGAAACCGGGGCTGGCCGCATTGCTGATCATCTCGTTTCTGTCGGGCTGGTCCGAGTTTGTGCTGCCATTGGTGCTGGCACCGGGGTCAAGCACGCAGGTGCTGGCCACCTACATGAACGCGGTTATCCAAGACGACACCACAGCTGACTTTGGCCTCTTTAAAGCGATCGGTATGTTTTATTCGATCCCGGTCATCGTTGTGTACCTGCTGTTTCAGAAACAGCTCATGAATATTTATGGCGGAGGCACGAAGGGCTGATGGAACTCAGGCTAGACAATTTCACCAAAAGCTTTGGCGACGTCACGGTTATCAAGGACATGGATCTGACCGTGAACAGCGGCGAGATGATGGCCCTGCTCGGCCCATCGGGGTGCGGCAAGTCGACAACGCTGTTCGCGATCTGCGGCATCCACAAGATGTCGGGCGGGACGCTTCATTTCGGCGACAATGACGTCACCTCGGTGCCGGCGCAGCAGCGCTCGGTCGGGGTCGTGTTCCAGAATTATGCGCTCTACCCACATATGACCGTGGAACAGAACATCGGCTTTCCGCTGAAAGTGCAGAAGCTCGCCAAGGCCGAGATCAAGAAGGAGGTCGCCCGGCTGGCCGAGCTGGTCCAGATCGGTGAGTTGCTGGCCCGTCGCCCGGCGCAACTGTCCGGTGGCCAGCAACAGCGCGTCGCGCTCGCCCGCGCAATGATCCGCAAGCCAGAAGTTCTGCTGCTGGACGAACCGCTGGCGAACCTCGACGCGAAACTGCGGTTGGAAATGCGATCGGAAATCCGGCGCATCCAGCGAGAGACGGGCATCACCGCGATCCTCGTGACCCATGATCAGGTCGAGGCGATGTCGATGTGCGACCGCATTGCCCTGATGCGGGACGGCAAGATTGTCCAGTTGGACACGCCCGAGCAGATGTACGCCAACCCGCAGTCGCAATTCGTCGCCGGGTTCTTGGGCAACCCGCCGATTTCGTTCCTATCGGCTGAGGCTGGTGAAGCCCTGACGTTGGGCGGCAAACAAACGCTCGCCCGCCCTGCTGGTCTGGACGCAGTGGGCGACATGGTTCTGGGCATCCGGCCGGAACACTTCGGCCCTCAACACGGGTCCGGGCTGAAGGGAGAGATCATCTTTGTCGAACCGCAGGGCCGCGAAGAACTGGTCGATGTGCGGCTGGACGTCGGCGGCGATATCCGCGCGATCCTGCCGACCGGAGAACCGTTCAAGATCGGCCAGAGGGTGAACTGGGGCGTCGCCACCGACCGCATCCTCGCCTTCGCGCCCGACGGACAACGGTTGTGACCAGCCAGCCGATCCCACCACGCCCCTATTCCATAGCGCATCGCGGCGCCTCGGCCTATGCGCCCGCCAACACGCTGGCCGCCTTCCGCAAGGCCGCCGATCTGGGTGCGGATATGTGGGAAGTCGACATTCGCGCCACAGCTGACGGGCAACCCGTGGTGCATCACGATGCGACGCTCGCCGATGGCGCGAAACTGGCCGAGATGACCCGCGATGAGTTGCGCACCGCCATGCCCGACTGCCCTGACCTGACCGAAGTTGTTGCGCTGGCAGCAGAGCTTGGCGCAGGCATTTACGCGGACATCAAGGACGCCGACGCGGCGCTGGCGACGCTGCACCTGTTACAGGATGCGAAAATCGAACCGGTCATCATCGGTGCCTTCAGCCCCGAGATTGTGCAGACCCTGAAGGACGCAGGCAGCACTTATCCGGTCGCCGGGCTGGTGCCGATGGGGGCCGACCTGCATGAGCACGCGCCGGACGCCGATATCATCCATCTGTGCTGGGAGCATTTGCCGCGGCCGCAAGACACGCTGACCCCGGCCCTGTTCGACCGCGCTTTCGCTGACGGCAAAGGGGTGGTTCTTTGGCACGAAGAAGACCCGGATCGCATGGCCGCGATTCGCACCAAACCGGTCACTGGCATCTGTTCGGACATGCCAGAACTGGTGAACCCGTTTCGCGCGCCCGCCAATCAGCCTTTCGAGATTGTCTGCCATCGCGGCGCAAACCGGATCGCGCCGGAAAACACGCTGCCCGCGCTGGAATGCGCGCTGGCTGGTGGGTTCGATTTCATCGAGGTCGATCTGCACATCACCACGGACGGAGAGATCGTGGTGATCCACGACCCGACGTTGGACCGCACCACCAACGGCACCGGCCCGGTCTGCGACCGCTCGTTGGCTGAACTGCGCGACCTGGACGCCGGGGCGTGGTTCGATCCGCATTTCGCGGGCACGAAGATCCCGATCCTCAACGAGGTCTTGGCTCTGCTGCAACGCTATCACGGGCGTGCCTACC
The sequence above is drawn from the Rhodobacteraceae bacterium IMCC1335 genome and encodes:
- a CDS encoding ABC transporter permease subunit is translated as MTGNSRIWHLVAILAVFSTPLVIMYVFQVIESIARPDAGSLWPGKIDVSNWRFLWERIDPGRPSIWEVTFNTFLFATATAIGVTGLSTTAGYALSRLNMPGRPYFLGGLIILHAFPTITLIIAIFIILQFMGLFDSLLGIILVKASLELPFGVWIMKGFYDTVPWEIEMAGVQDGASRFRVWWELVLPQVKPGLAALLIISFLSGWSEFVLPLVLAPGSSTQVLATYMNAVIQDDTTADFGLFKAIGMFYSIPVIVVYLLFQKQLMNIYGGGTKG
- a CDS encoding ATP-binding cassette domain-containing protein, translated to MELRLDNFTKSFGDVTVIKDMDLTVNSGEMMALLGPSGCGKSTTLFAICGIHKMSGGTLHFGDNDVTSVPAQQRSVGVVFQNYALYPHMTVEQNIGFPLKVQKLAKAEIKKEVARLAELVQIGELLARRPAQLSGGQQQRVALARAMIRKPEVLLLDEPLANLDAKLRLEMRSEIRRIQRETGITAILVTHDQVEAMSMCDRIALMRDGKIVQLDTPEQMYANPQSQFVAGFLGNPPISFLSAEAGEALTLGGKQTLARPAGLDAVGDMVLGIRPEHFGPQHGSGLKGEIIFVEPQGREELVDVRLDVGGDIRAILPTGEPFKIGQRVNWGVATDRILAFAPDGQRL